A genomic segment from Necator americanus strain Aroian chromosome III, whole genome shotgun sequence encodes:
- a CDS encoding hypothetical protein (NECATOR_CHRIII.G10485.T3): MRARPVVTIENYTIYCGDVDENKVGVRNDYKNLVEEFGSTSSRCAFLRLRDRRGRKLWIVSARAPTPLKTTQVVIVGIDANAKMGLEQQSDVLGKWYYPAERTSDNGDRLVDLCEQTGLIIASTFKRNHRRHQLTWQGSTLLMPEQQRKRKMRTLKLQLDYVLARNIPQSDIRKSRAVWDVAFDSDHRPVVLSFKTRFNKRNRGVPLQPKIGMAGLKDDECRRKFRQRVSIHVRVRTRKKLSDADSFTNYIQDAARETLPVLLPRKKFAFSYNSVCGSALLEKRLRRKLRRQLQQDCDNEWMSRAMELEKALEHRNPRRAYALLKQPTYAVNKEPPTESEVLVSIQKMKNGKSGGDDGISAEMLKYLPPSRILRTPAGCATPFEVVTGVRQGAEAGPFLFNFAIDDIMRKTVDQCPADIVLAPSGCPLTDLEHADDVVIFAESSTKLQHVVNLVSKLAAAYGLRLRPDKCKEAGKSPCSTSSEEFARFELEEATGKRKFWTEVVKEDLRTLGVDRQFKRDVRFRRVWNNDEWIDSVQALAEDREG; encoded by the exons atgagagctCGGCCCGTCGTCACCATCGAAAactacaccatatactgcggcgatgttgatgagaacaaagtaggtgtgaggaacgattacaagaacctggtggaggaatttggctcaacgtcgtctagatgcgcctttctacgactgcgggatcgcagaggacgtaaactctggatcgtaagtgctcgtGCACCTACACCGCTgaagacaaca caggtggtcattgtggGCATCGACGCAAacgcgaagatgggactcgaacagcaatccgatgtgctaggaaaatggtattatccagcggagcgcacgtcggacaacggtgaccgtctggtcgacttgtgcgaacagacgggcctcatcatcgcttccacgtttaagaggaatcatcgacgccatcagctcacgtggcaggggtcaacccttttaatgCCTGAacagcagcgcaagcggaagatgaggactcttaaacttcagctcgactacgttctggcgaggaacattcctcagtcagatatccgaaaatctagagctgtttgggacgtcgcgttcgactctgaccaccgtccagttgttctcagcttcaagacaCGGTTcaacaagagaaaccgaggagttcctcttcaaccgaaaatcggcatggcaggtctgaaagacgatgaatgcagaagaaaattccgccaacgtgtgtctattcatgttcgagtacggaccagaaagaagcttagcgatgcggattcttTCACAAATTACATCCAGGatgctgcaagggaaacgctcccggttctattgccgcggaagaagtttgccttttcatacaattctgtatgtggaTCTGCACTGCTG gaaaagcgtcttagaaggaagctgcgtcgtcaactgcaacaagactgcgataacgagtggatgtcaagagcgatggagctTGAGAAGGCGTTAGAgcacaggaacccgcggagagcctacgctctactaaaaca accgacatatgcggttaacaaggagccaccgaccgagtcggaggtacTGGTCtctattcagaaaatgaagaatggaaaatctggtggagacgacgggattagcgcagaaatgctaaaatatcttcctccgtctaggattc ttcgaacaccagccggatgtgcaacaccgtttgaagtggtaactggagtaagacaaggggcagaggcaggacctttcctgttcaatttcgccatcgacgacattatgcgaaaaaCAGttgaccagtgtcctgccgacattgtcttagcaccatcagggtgccccttgactgacctcgagcacgccgacgatgttgttatattcgcggaaagcagtacgaaacttcaacatgttgtcaaccttgtatcgaagctggctgcagcctacggactacgcctacgccctgataaatgcaa gGAGGCCGGCaaatcgccttgttcaacgagttctgaggagtttgccagattcgagctggaagaagccaccggaaaacggaagttctggactgaggtggtgaaagaggacctgaggacactcggcgtggataggcagttcaagcgagacgtaaggtttcgcagagtATGGAAtaacgacgaatggattgattctgtgcaagctctcgcagaagatcgagaaggttag
- a CDS encoding hypothetical protein (NECATOR_CHRIII.G10485.T1) — protein sequence MGLEQQSDVLGKWYYPAERTSDNGDRLVDLCEQTGLIIASTFKRNHRRHQLTWQGSTLLMPEQQRKRKMRTLKLQLDYVLARNIPQSDIRKSRAVWDVAFDSDHRPVVLSFKTRFNKRNRGVPLQPKIGMAGLKDDECRRKFRQRVSIHVRVRTRKKLSDADSFTNYIQDAARETLPVLLPRKKFAFSYNSVCGSALLVTS from the coding sequence atgggactcgaacagcaatccgatgtgctaggaaaatggtattatccagcggagcgcacgtcggacaacggtgaccgtctggtcgacttgtgcgaacagacgggcctcatcatcgcttccacgtttaagaggaatcatcgacgccatcagctcacgtggcaggggtcaacccttttaatgCCTGAacagcagcgcaagcggaagatgaggactcttaaacttcagctcgactacgttctggcgaggaacattcctcagtcagatatccgaaaatctagagctgtttgggacgtcgcgttcgactctgaccaccgtccagttgttctcagcttcaagacaCGGTTcaacaagagaaaccgaggagttcctcttcaaccgaaaatcggcatggcaggtctgaaagacgatgaatgcagaagaaaattccgccaacgtgtgtctattcatgttcgagtacggaccagaaagaagcttagcgatgcggattcttTCACAAATTACATCCAGGatgctgcaagggaaacgctcccggttctattgccgcggaagaagtttgccttttcatacaattctgtatgtggaTCTGCACTGCTGGTGACTTCGTAA
- a CDS encoding hypothetical protein (NECATOR_CHRIII.G10485.T2) → MKNGKSGGDDGISAEMLKYLPPSRILRTPAGCATPFEVVTGVRQGAEAGPFLFNFAIDDIMRKTVDQCPADIVLAPSGCPLTDLEHADDVVIFAESSTKLQHVVNLVSKLAAAYGLRLRPDKCK, encoded by the exons atgaagaatggaaaatctggtggagacgacgggattagcgcagaaatgctaaaatatcttcctccgtctaggattc ttcgaacaccagccggatgtgcaacaccgtttgaagtggtaactggagtaagacaaggggcagaggcaggacctttcctgttcaatttcgccatcgacgacattatgcgaaaaaCAGttgaccagtgtcctgccgacattgtcttagcaccatcagggtgccccttgactgacctcgagcacgccgacgatgttgttatattcgcggaaagcagtacgaaacttcaacatgttgtcaaccttgtatcgaagctggctgcagcctacggactacgcctacgccctgataaatgcaagtaa
- a CDS encoding hypothetical protein (NECATOR_CHRIII.G10486.T1): MVCLMCVAVWVTVAVIAYKFLFSGKKSRKEIQKVDWKKDTVYLYQFPRTRALPNISPFCLKVETFLKANKVPYEVCPLLMGRSEYGLLPFIELNGEHIADSQIIVDRLSKHFDIKPLSSPKDEAVARAVERMADNHTFLVQYQFKVVENNNEFFAVALRDMGCPEFLIPVGAPIIAFLMRAKATKRITAGVGKLSSENYKDLLRKDYDAFQSLLGEQKFLFGDYITTADCTVFGQLATTLYLPTDSHAKNVLKDQYPSLVDYCNRIRDTVFGKDFALE; the protein is encoded by the exons ATGGTTTGTTTAATGTGCGTCGCTGTGTGGGTGACTGTTGCTGTCATCGCttacaaatttctcttttctggcaagaaaagcagaaaagag ATACAAAAAGTGGATTGGAAGAAGGATACCGTATACCTCTATCAGTTTCCTCGTACGAGAGCATTACCAAACATATCACCGTTCTGTTTGAAGGTCGAGACGTTTCTCAAAGCCAACAAAGTCCCTTACGAG GTGTGTCCACTTTTGATGGGTAGGTCGGAATATGGTCTGTTGCCATTTATCGAGCTGAATGGTGAACACATAGCTGATTCGCAGATTATCGTCGATCGTCTCAGCAAACATTTCGACATCAAG CCACTATCGTCTCCAAAAGATGAAGCTGTCGCAAGAGCTGTTGAACGAATGGCGGATAACCATACATTCCT CGTCCAGTACCAGTTCAAAGTTGTCGAGAACAACAACGAATTTTTCGCAGTGGCTCTGCGCGACATGGGTTGTCCTGAGTTCCTCATACCTGTTGGAGCACCGATCATAGCTTTCCTGATGAGGGCAAAG GCAACAAAACGAATAACCGCTGGTGTAGGCAAGTTGTCTAGTGAAAACTACAAGGATCTCTTAAGAAAGGACTACGATGCTTTCCAGTCTCTGCTTGGAGAGCAAAAGTTCTTGTTTGGGGACTACATCACTACG GCTGATTGCACTGTCTTTGGACAATTGGCTACAACGCTTTACCTCCCTACAGACAGTCACGCCAAGAATGTCTTGAAAGATCAATACCCGTCATTGGTGGATTATTGTAACCGAATTAGGGATACTGTCTTTGGCAAGGACTTTGCTTTAGAGtaa
- a CDS encoding hypothetical protein (NECATOR_CHRIII.G10486.T2) yields MCVAVWVTVAVIAYKFLFSGKKSRKEIQKVDWKKDTVYLYQFPRTRALPNISPFCLKVETFLKANKVPYEVCPLLMGRSEYGLLPFIELNGEHIADSQIIVDRLSKHFDIKPLSSPKDEAVARAVERMADNHTFLVQYQFKVVENNNEFFAVALRDMGCPEFLIPVGAPIIAFLMRAKATKRITAGVGKLSSENYKDLLRKDYDAFQSLLGEQKFLFGDYITTADCTVFGQLATTLYLPTDSHAKNVLKDQYPSLVDYCNRIRDTVFGKDFALE; encoded by the exons ATGTGCGTCGCTGTGTGGGTGACTGTTGCTGTCATCGCttacaaatttctcttttctggcaagaaaagcagaaaagag ATACAAAAAGTGGATTGGAAGAAGGATACCGTATACCTCTATCAGTTTCCTCGTACGAGAGCATTACCAAACATATCACCGTTCTGTTTGAAGGTCGAGACGTTTCTCAAAGCCAACAAAGTCCCTTACGAG GTGTGTCCACTTTTGATGGGTAGGTCGGAATATGGTCTGTTGCCATTTATCGAGCTGAATGGTGAACACATAGCTGATTCGCAGATTATCGTCGATCGTCTCAGCAAACATTTCGACATCAAG CCACTATCGTCTCCAAAAGATGAAGCTGTCGCAAGAGCTGTTGAACGAATGGCGGATAACCATACATTCCT CGTCCAGTACCAGTTCAAAGTTGTCGAGAACAACAACGAATTTTTCGCAGTGGCTCTGCGCGACATGGGTTGTCCTGAGTTCCTCATACCTGTTGGAGCACCGATCATAGCTTTCCTGATGAGGGCAAAG GCAACAAAACGAATAACCGCTGGTGTAGGCAAGTTGTCTAGTGAAAACTACAAGGATCTCTTAAGAAAGGACTACGATGCTTTCCAGTCTCTGCTTGGAGAGCAAAAGTTCTTGTTTGGGGACTACATCACTACG GCTGATTGCACTGTCTTTGGACAATTGGCTACAACGCTTTACCTCCCTACAGACAGTCACGCCAAGAATGTCTTGAAAGATCAATACCCGTCATTGGTGGATTATTGTAACCGAATTAGGGATACTGTCTTTGGCAAGGACTTTGCTTTAGAGtaa
- a CDS encoding hypothetical protein (NECATOR_CHRIII.G10487.T2), which yields MKRIQVEYERSLTIGSANCNYYTGAFMSYIVGVYPKRKDVDALRDQTTHHGNFFVPDQVSLELVTLYDVLRVAVAERNGLHKDEVQQPTSKFFLNWFANSFGKTHTIKVMRRFLKNTRYGDLNISCNTYYNDSYAIACAYVYYRLRHYANGEATTESERMQVIESKVQIARFRARAERDEEVAVEEPGHDNEASNRRTVSGRHTVAAAEKDFGYSAIEEDSTSPPASDWCPGAR from the exons ATGAAACGTATCCAAGTCGAGTATGAGCGGAGCTTGACGATCGGCAGTGCCAACTGCAACTACTATACAGG CGCATTCATGTCCTACATC GTTGGAGTGTATCCGAAGCGAAAGGATGTGGACGCGTTACGCGACCAGACCACGCACCACGGTAACTTCTTCGTGCCCGACCAAGTGTCGTTGGAGCTGGTTACGTTATACGACGTGTTGCGCGTCGC AGTGGCCGAGCGGAATGGTCTGCATAAAGATGAGGTGCAGCAACCAACATCGAAGTTCTTCCTGAACTGGTTCGCGAATTCGTTCGGAAAGACGCACACCATAAAGGTGATGCGACGCTTCCTGAAGAACACCCGCTACGGAGACCTGAACATCTCGTGCAACACG TACTATAATGACAGCTATGCGATCGCATGCGCGTACGTCTACTACCGCCTCCGACACTACGCGAACGGGGAGGCGACGACGGAGAGCGAACGAATGCAGGTGATCGAGTCGAAAGTGCAAATTGCTAG ATTTCGAGCGAGGGCCGAACGTGACGAGGAGGTGGCAGTAGAAGAACCGGGCCACGACAACGAG GCTAGCAATAGACGAACAGTTAGTGGCCGGCACACTGTTGCGGCGGCAGAAAAGGATTTTGGCTACTCGGCTATAGAGGAGGAttcgacgagtccaccggcgtcggattggtgccccggcgccagatag
- a CDS encoding hypothetical protein (NECATOR_CHRIII.G10487.T3) has protein sequence MDLAPFRVNLCVSFASDLREELVVQRQLATTSVSGPFGLTLQVRVHVFGSETSGLTSNVPPTCSASLIPCAQTYLVPLDDLYLGGPHAQQWFTALPKLDLMFLHEWDDHNYNYTEQQFAIVGNHRVKKGGCALFRFYIEEAVLLPTGNEMAAYYPSLSRHILSKLKSEEKKLQSYREVLPSRKPQKVCQRRRSRTVLHARTRE, from the exons ATGGACCTCGCACCCTTCCGTGTTAACCTATGCGTATCATTCGCCTCGGATCTCCGGGAAGAGCTTGTCGTTCAACGCCAGCTAGCCACGACCAGCGTATCCGGTCCATTCGGACTCACCTTGCAAGTGCGGGTACATGTTTTTGGGA GTGAGACATCCGGTCTCACGTCAAATGTTCCGCCCACGTGCAGTGCATCGCTTATTCCATGTGCCCAGACCTATCTAGTGCCGCTTGATGATTTATATCTTG GCGGTCCCCATGCGCAGCAGTGGTTTACGGCACTACCTAAGCTGGATTTGATGTTTTTGCATGAATGGGACGACCACAACTACAACTACACGGAACAGCAGTTCGCCATTGTGGGAAATCACAGGGTGAAAAAG GGTGGATGCGCA CTATTTCGTTTCTACATCGAAGAAGCAGTG TTGCTGCCGACTGGAAATGAGATGGCCGCCTACTACCCATCGTTGTCACGACACATTCTGAGTAAGTTGAAGTCGGAGGAGAAGAAGTTGCAGTCGTATCGTGAAGTATTGCCGTCGAGGAAGCCGCAAAAGGTTTGTCAGCG CCGGAGGAGCCGTACTGTGCTGCACGCGCGCACACGCGAGTGA